The following is a genomic window from Solidesulfovibrio sp..
TGCAGGTACTCCGGCCGAAATTCGTGCCCCCACTGGGAAACGCAATGGGCCTCGTCGATGGCGAAAAGGGCCAGGGGAACGTTGGCCAGGAGCGCGGCGAAGGACGGGGCGAGCGCCCGCTCCGGGGCGACGTAGAGGATGTCCAGCGCCCCGGCGGTCAGCGCGGCCATGGTTTCCCGGGCCGCCGCCGGGGTCAGGCCCGAATGCAGCGCCCCGGCGGCCACGCCCAGCGCGGTCAGGGCGCTGACCTGGTCGCGCATCAGCGCAATCAGCGGCGAGACGACCACGGCCACGCCCGGACGCAGCAAGGCCGGAATCTGGTAGCACAGCGACTTGCCGCCGCCGGTGGGCATGAGGACCAAGGCGTCGCCGCCGGCACGGACATGGTCGATGACGGCCTGCTGGGGGCCGCGAAACCGGTCGTAGCCGAAGACCCGCTTGAGGACGGCAAGGGGCGTTTCCATACGGTGCCTCTCAGGGGGCCGGTTCCACGTCCACCAGACGCGGCCCGAGGGAGCGGCCGTCCGGGCCGAAATCCAGGGAGACGACCGCCTGGCCCAGCACCTCGCAGGCGTGGCAGCCGTTGACGAGCCCATAGGAAAACACGAAGCCCTGGCCGCCGCCGGGCAGCGCCTCGACGCTTCGCGGCCCCTCGCCCACCGGCCACAGGAAGACCTCGGGATGGGCTTTTCGGATGGCGGCGTAGCGGGCGTTGTCGCCAAGCGGCAGCGCGTCCTCGTCGATTTCGCTGCTCACGAGCCTGGGCTCGCCGTTGACCAGGTAGGCCACTTCGTTGGAATTGGCCCGCAGGGGAAAGACCACCGTGGCCACGTCCACCCGCCCGGTGTCGCGAAAGGCCTGCAGGTAGCCTTCGCCGTCAAGGAGCCCGGTGACGGCCAGGGCCGCCGGCGAGGCCCCGGTTGCGGCCATGACGCGCGTCAGGCAGTGCGGCGCGTCGTCGCTTTGGCGCAGACAGGCGCTCAGGGCCTCCCCGGACGGCCGCCAGACGGCCCCGGGGCCGATGGGCGCGTCGGGTTGGGCCGGGACGGTCAGGGGCCACACGGTCAGGCAGCAGGCGATGGCGGCAAGGGAGCCGAGGCGACGCGGCATGGAACGCTCCTTGGCGGCTATGGCCTTACGCCAGAAGCGGCGCGGCGATGGCCCGCAGCACGCGCACGGCCTCGACCGGGGACAGGCGCACCATGACCCCGCGCTGGCCGGCGTTGATGATGACGTAGGGCTCGGCCAGGGCCGCTTCCTCCAGGGCCGTGGGCACGGCCTTGCGCTGGCCGAAGGGGCTGATGCCGCCGACGTGGTAGCCGGTGGCCTTTTCGGCCTCGGCCGGGGGCAGCATGGCCGCCGCCTTGCCCCCAAACGCGGCGGCCAGGCGCTTCATGGACAGCTCGCCGCCCGAGGGGATCACGGCGCAGGCGGGCTTGCCGTCGACGCGCACCATGAGCGTCTTGAGCACCCGGGCGGGGGGCTCGCCGATGGCCCGGGCGGCGTGCAGGCCGATATGGTCCGCGTCGGCATCGTAGGCGTATTCGAGCACGGTGAAGGCGACGCCGGCCCTTTCCAGGGCCGTCGTCGCCCGGGTGGTCTTGGCCATAGGGGGCGGTCCTTTGGCTGGGGCGACCGCTCCGGCCGGCCCCACACCTTGCGAGGCGGCAAGGGTAGCCCATCGTCCGGGGCCGGGCAAGAGCGGCCCCGGGCCGCCCTCCGGGCCGGGATGGCGTTGAACGATCTTGTTCCATTGATTTTTTTAGAGGTTAACGCGCATCGCACTTGCCTGGCGGGCAAAAACATTCTAGTCAATGGCGGGGTTTATTCTTCCAAGGAGGTCCTTATGGAGTTTCGAGGCGCAATCACGGCACTGGTGACGCCCTTTCGAAACGGTGAGGTTGATGAGGAAGCCTACCGCGCCCTCATCGAATGGCAGATCGAACAGGGCATCCACGGGCTCGTCCCCTGCGGCACCACGGGCGAATCGGCCACGCTCTCCCACAGCGAACACAAACGGGTCATCCGTATCTGCGTGGACCAGGTGAAAGGCCGCGTGCCCGTCCTGGCCGGGGCCGGCTCGAACAACACCCGCGAGGCCATCGACCTGACCCGGGACGCCAAGGACGCCAAGGCCGACGGCGCGCTTCTGATCACTCCCTATTACAACAAACCGACCCAGGCCGGACTGATCGCCCATTTCAAGGCCATCGGCGAACGGGTGGACCTGCCGTTTATCGTCTACAACGTGCCGAGCCGCACGGCCGTCAACCTCCTGCCCGAGACCCTGGCCGTCCTGAAAAAGGAGATTCCGCAGGTCATCGGCGTCAAGGAGGCCACGGGCGACCTCAACCAGGTATCGCGCGTGCTGGAATTTTGCGGCCAGGACTTCCAGGTGCTTTCCGGCGACGACTTCACGGCCCTGCCCACCATCACCATCGGCGGGCGCGGCGTGATTTCGGTGGTCTCCAACTTCGTGCCGGACAAGATGTCGGCCATGTGCGAGGCGGCCCTGGCCGGCGACCTGGCCAAGGCCAAGGCGCTGCACTACTTCATGAGCCCGCTGTACCGGGCGGCGTTCCTCGAAACCAACCCGGCCCCGGCCAAGGAAGCGCTGGCCCTGATGGGCCGCTTCCCCTTCGAGGTGCGCCTGCCCATGGTGCCCCTGTCCCCGGCCAACCGGGAAAAGCTCAAGGCCGCCCTGACCGAGGCCGGCCTGCTGTAGGGCCACAACCTTCCGGACCTGCCACGGGCCTTCCTCGGAA
Proteins encoded in this region:
- the dapA gene encoding 4-hydroxy-tetrahydrodipicolinate synthase — encoded protein: MEFRGAITALVTPFRNGEVDEEAYRALIEWQIEQGIHGLVPCGTTGESATLSHSEHKRVIRICVDQVKGRVPVLAGAGSNNTREAIDLTRDAKDAKADGALLITPYYNKPTQAGLIAHFKAIGERVDLPFIVYNVPSRTAVNLLPETLAVLKKEIPQVIGVKEATGDLNQVSRVLEFCGQDFQVLSGDDFTALPTITIGGRGVISVVSNFVPDKMSAMCEAALAGDLAKAKALHYFMSPLYRAAFLETNPAPAKEALALMGRFPFEVRLPMVPLSPANREKLKAALTEAGLL
- the ybaK gene encoding Cys-tRNA(Pro) deacylase, which codes for MAKTTRATTALERAGVAFTVLEYAYDADADHIGLHAARAIGEPPARVLKTLMVRVDGKPACAVIPSGGELSMKRLAAAFGGKAAAMLPPAEAEKATGYHVGGISPFGQRKAVPTALEEAALAEPYVIINAGQRGVMVRLSPVEAVRVLRAIAAPLLA